In Procambarus clarkii isolate CNS0578487 chromosome 13, FALCON_Pclarkii_2.0, whole genome shotgun sequence, the following are encoded in one genomic region:
- the LOC138364498 gene encoding large ribosomal subunit protein mL41-like — MLVHTRSLSTSSVALGKRNFRKFLMYGKRGTRQLKEEMMHKPELHRELEGLFDRGVRPIGMNIGNKFKIIPEMFPEIIVPDLEGFELKPYVSYKVPDVIQSEFGPQDLFYAVYSEKITEDFKNGKLNEDGSPVEPSEMELLTADEAKKKALSIGSDIFYVIFLELVKHVIYFISELLCAIYAFLCLI; from the coding sequence ATGCTGGTCCACACACGCTCATTGTCCACCTCCTCTGTTGCACTAGGAAAAAGGAATTTTAGAAAATTCCTCATGTATGGGAAGCGAGGGACCAGGCAACTAAAAGAGGAAATGATGCATAAACCAGAGTTACATAGAGAGTTAGAGGGCCTCTTTGACCGAGGGGTACGACCAATTGGCATGAACATTGGAAACAAATTTAAGATAATTCCAGAAATGTTTCCTGAAATTATTGTTCCTGACCTGGAAGGATTTGAGCTAAAGCCATACGTGTCTTACAAAGTACCAGATGTTATACAAAGCGAATTTGGACCACAAGATTTATTTTATGCAGTATATAGTGAAAAGATAACAGAAGATTTCAAGAATGGCAAGTTAAATGAAGACGGTAGCCCAGTTGAACCATCAGAGATGGAACTCTTGACAGCAGATGAGGCTAAGAAAAAGGCACTCTCCATTGGGTCAGATATATTTTATGTAATTTTTTTGGAATTGGTAAAGCATGTCATATACTTTATTTCTGAACTACTGTGTGCAATTTATGCCTTTCTGTGTTTAATATAG